In Deinococcus maricopensis DSM 21211, one genomic interval encodes:
- a CDS encoding M50 family metallopeptidase, translated as MNLQELVGALSGAGLLWAALIIGAVMILHEFAHYWAARAQGVQVTAFSIGWGPVLLRRTWRGTDWRVSLLPIGAYVQIDGMAPDPGEDEPPQRGYTLLPAWGKIAILLAGPLANLLLALLLLTAVNTGQGLTDVRTDRAVVGQVIAGSAAERAGVRTGDVIVRLDGQPLPNSYRVDNEDRPGYLKVRDTLSSDGRHTLTVRRGAAERTIAFQWVAFRDGARQTFGIRYGPQQTTRAVTLPQAFTEAGRTVISAVPAVLDAFARLFRSFFTLDLATDGGVVGPVGTVQVVGEAARLGPWVLVGIAAAINLSVGFFNLLPIPGLDGGRILLILVGVLRGRPLSARQEGGITLAGFAFVMLLTVFVVLRDLTRFF; from the coding sequence ATGAACCTGCAGGAACTCGTCGGGGCGCTCAGCGGCGCGGGGCTGCTGTGGGCCGCGCTGATCATCGGCGCCGTGATGATCCTGCATGAGTTCGCGCACTACTGGGCGGCGCGCGCGCAGGGCGTGCAGGTCACGGCGTTCAGCATCGGCTGGGGGCCGGTGCTGCTCCGCCGCACGTGGCGCGGCACCGACTGGCGCGTCAGCCTGCTGCCCATCGGCGCGTACGTCCAGATTGACGGCATGGCCCCCGACCCCGGCGAGGACGAGCCGCCGCAGCGCGGGTACACCCTGCTGCCCGCGTGGGGCAAGATCGCCATCCTGCTCGCCGGGCCACTCGCGAACCTGCTGCTCGCGCTGCTGCTGCTCACCGCCGTGAATACCGGTCAGGGCCTCACGGACGTCCGCACGGACCGCGCCGTCGTTGGGCAGGTCATTGCCGGGTCCGCCGCCGAGCGGGCCGGCGTGCGCACCGGCGACGTGATCGTGCGTCTGGACGGGCAGCCGCTGCCCAACTCGTACCGCGTGGACAACGAGGACCGCCCCGGGTACCTGAAGGTCCGCGACACGCTGTCCAGCGACGGCCGGCACACCCTGACCGTGCGGCGCGGCGCGGCCGAACGCACCATCGCCTTCCAGTGGGTGGCGTTCCGGGACGGCGCGCGTCAGACGTTCGGCATCCGCTACGGCCCGCAGCAGACGACGCGCGCCGTGACCCTCCCGCAGGCCTTCACGGAAGCGGGCCGCACGGTCATCAGCGCCGTCCCGGCGGTGCTGGACGCGTTCGCGCGGCTGTTCCGCAGCTTCTTCACCCTGGACCTCGCCACGGACGGCGGCGTGGTCGGCCCGGTGGGAACGGTGCAGGTCGTCGGCGAGGCGGCGCGCCTCGGCCCGTGGGTGTTGGTCGGCATCGCCGCCGCCATCAACCTCAGTGTCGGTTTCTTCAACCTGCTGCCGATTCCCGGTCTGGACGGCGGCCGCATCCTGCTGATCCTGGTGGGCGTGCTGCGCGGCCGGCCGCTCAGCGCGCGGCAGGAAGGCGGCATCACCCTGGCCGGGTTCGCGTTCGTGATGCTCCTGACCGTGTTCGTGGTGCTCCGCGACCTCACCCGCTTCTTCTGA
- the dxr gene encoding 1-deoxy-D-xylulose-5-phosphate reductoisomerase, whose product MRISILGSTGSIGTQALDVARERGWTVTALAAGRNLDLLEQQVREFSPGVVSVAPEALGAARARLGGVRVISDNREIATADADVLVGAMSGLHGLEPTRAALQAGRAVALATKEAMVVAGHLIWDAAGEGGGRIVPVDSEHTGVYQALTGEHLDDVAEVILTASGGPFREGPEDLSRVTPEQALRHPNWSMGRKVTLDSATLMNKGLEVMECAGLYGLPLSRVGVLVHPQSVVHALVRYRDGNLKAQLGPTDMRLAIAYAMDAAPTGMTRPGDVSGARRGAEVHGHLGYHLTGNLSFSDPDLARFPCLALAYRAGNVGGLAPCALNAADEIAVDAFLDGHIGFLDIPRVIERVLDETPGGPLSWDAIPDADAWARARARELCRVPA is encoded by the coding sequence ATGCGAATCTCCATTCTGGGCAGCACCGGGTCCATCGGCACGCAGGCGCTCGACGTGGCGCGCGAGCGCGGCTGGACGGTCACGGCCCTCGCCGCCGGACGGAACCTCGACCTGCTCGAACAGCAGGTCCGCGAATTCAGCCCGGGCGTCGTCAGCGTCGCCCCGGAGGCCCTGGGTGCAGCGCGTGCCCGCCTGGGTGGCGTGCGCGTCATCAGCGACAACCGCGAGATCGCCACCGCCGACGCGGACGTCCTCGTGGGCGCCATGAGTGGCCTGCACGGCCTGGAGCCCACCCGCGCCGCGCTGCAGGCGGGCCGCGCCGTCGCGCTCGCCACCAAGGAGGCCATGGTCGTCGCCGGACACCTGATCTGGGACGCCGCGGGTGAGGGCGGGGGCCGCATCGTGCCTGTGGACAGCGAACACACCGGCGTGTACCAGGCGCTCACCGGCGAACACCTCGACGACGTCGCCGAGGTGATCCTCACTGCGAGCGGCGGACCGTTCCGCGAAGGCCCCGAGGACCTCAGCCGCGTGACGCCCGAGCAGGCCCTCCGACACCCGAACTGGAGCATGGGCCGCAAGGTCACCCTCGACAGCGCCACCCTGATGAACAAAGGCCTGGAAGTCATGGAGTGCGCCGGCCTGTACGGCCTGCCGCTCAGCCGCGTGGGCGTGCTCGTGCACCCACAGAGCGTCGTGCACGCCCTCGTGCGGTACCGCGACGGGAACCTCAAGGCGCAGCTGGGCCCGACCGACATGCGCCTCGCCATCGCGTACGCCATGGACGCCGCGCCCACCGGCATGACCCGCCCGGGTGACGTGAGCGGCGCGCGGCGCGGCGCGGAAGTGCACGGGCACCTCGGCTACCACCTCACCGGGAACCTCAGCTTCAGCGACCCGGACCTGGCGCGCTTCCCGTGCCTCGCGCTCGCGTACCGCGCGGGCAATGTGGGCGGCCTCGCCCCGTGCGCCCTGAACGCCGCCGACGAGATCGCCGTGGACGCCTTCCTGGACGGCCACATCGGCTTCCTGGACATTCCGCGCGTCATTGAGCGCGTCCTCGACGAGACGCCGGGCGGGCCGCTCAGCTGGGACGCCATTCCCGACGCGGACGCCTGGGCGCGCGCGCGCGCGCGCGAACTGTGCCGGGTGCCTGCATGA
- the pyrH gene encoding UMP kinase has protein sequence MYQRVLLKLSGEFLAGEGGTGIAPEATENLAREIKAAREASGVELSIVIGAGNLWRGTRNGASMDATTADYMGMLATVMNAMALQDALERQGCPTRVMTAIQMSQVAEPYIRRRAVRHLEKGRIVIFGGGTGNPFFTTDTTATLRALEIGAQVVLMAKSHVDGVYDSDPRKNPDATRFDTLTHRDVVDRGLEVMDMTAITLCMDKHLPLVVFDIFEPSNLQRLLAGERVGTLITSA, from the coding sequence ATGTACCAACGCGTGCTACTGAAACTGTCCGGCGAGTTCCTCGCAGGCGAAGGCGGCACCGGCATCGCGCCCGAAGCCACCGAAAACCTCGCCCGTGAAATCAAAGCGGCGCGCGAAGCGAGCGGCGTGGAACTCTCCATCGTGATCGGCGCCGGCAACCTCTGGCGCGGCACCCGCAACGGCGCCAGCATGGACGCCACCACCGCCGACTACATGGGCATGCTCGCCACCGTCATGAACGCCATGGCCCTGCAAGACGCCCTGGAACGCCAGGGCTGCCCCACGCGCGTCATGACCGCCATTCAGATGAGTCAGGTGGCCGAACCGTACATCCGCCGCCGCGCCGTCCGGCACCTCGAAAAAGGCCGCATCGTCATCTTCGGCGGGGGCACCGGCAACCCCTTCTTCACGACCGACACGACCGCCACCCTCCGCGCCCTCGAAATCGGCGCGCAGGTCGTGCTGATGGCCAAGAGCCACGTGGACGGCGTGTACGACAGTGACCCCCGCAAGAACCCCGACGCGACGCGCTTCGACACGCTCACGCACCGCGACGTCGTGGACCGCGGCCTGGAAGTCATGGACATGACGGCCATCACGCTGTGCATGGACAAGCACCTGCCGCTCGTGGTGTTCGACATCTTCGAGCCCAGCAACCTCCAGCGCCTGCTCGCCGGCGAACGCGTCGGCACGCTCATCACCAGCGCCTGA
- a CDS encoding tetratricopeptide repeat protein: MKRTIMLGLLATLSLSQAQAQQTPAAAPAPAATPSTTPPRTGVATSSYIALGRYYYGQQNYDAAYIAFRAAVEAEGTNPDALLGLGRTQVKLRLYGPGIDTLRRLTTTDKSNVSGYIALSDAYVEQYVGSTDRTIVKTNLDQALQVLSNAETVAQASTDKDLNLAKVWNQRAYVYRLRGEPSRAIEAANKALGYDPENATILFNLGGLYFDSGNLTAAIDSLQRAVIANPSDAYSRAYYAKLLALSGNATAAKAEAAQAARLSPNSAYAVGQYGVVSYLAKDGATARAQLNAAIKLDPLRYPEFYYYLGRLSLDSNQLAEARANFTKATALGSTNAEYFAYLGQAFERSAGGLPADRLKARDAYTRALQLQPGYKLAQDGLNRTK; the protein is encoded by the coding sequence GTGAAGCGAACGATCATGCTGGGCCTGCTCGCCACGTTGAGCCTGAGCCAGGCCCAGGCGCAACAGACCCCGGCCGCAGCCCCCGCCCCGGCCGCCACGCCCAGCACCACCCCACCCCGCACCGGCGTGGCCACCAGCAGCTACATCGCCCTCGGACGCTACTACTACGGCCAGCAGAACTACGACGCCGCGTACATCGCGTTCCGCGCCGCCGTCGAAGCTGAGGGCACCAACCCCGACGCCCTGCTCGGCCTCGGCCGCACGCAGGTTAAACTGCGCCTCTACGGCCCCGGCATCGACACGCTCCGCCGCCTCACCACCACCGACAAGAGCAACGTCAGCGGCTACATCGCCCTCAGCGACGCTTACGTCGAACAGTACGTCGGCAGCACCGACCGCACCATCGTCAAGACCAACCTCGACCAGGCCCTGCAGGTCCTCAGCAACGCCGAAACCGTCGCGCAGGCCAGCACCGACAAGGACCTGAACCTCGCCAAGGTCTGGAACCAGCGCGCGTACGTGTACCGCCTGCGCGGCGAACCGAGCCGCGCCATCGAGGCCGCCAACAAGGCCCTCGGGTACGACCCCGAAAACGCCACCATCCTCTTCAACCTCGGCGGGCTGTACTTCGACAGTGGCAACCTCACCGCCGCCATCGACAGCCTGCAGCGCGCCGTCATCGCCAACCCCAGCGACGCGTACAGCCGCGCGTACTACGCCAAGCTCCTCGCGCTGAGCGGCAACGCCACCGCCGCGAAGGCCGAAGCGGCGCAGGCCGCGCGCCTGTCCCCGAACAGCGCGTACGCCGTCGGGCAGTACGGCGTCGTGTCGTACCTCGCCAAGGACGGCGCCACCGCCCGCGCGCAGCTGAACGCCGCCATCAAACTCGACCCGCTGCGCTACCCGGAGTTCTACTACTACCTCGGGCGCCTGAGCCTCGACAGCAACCAGCTCGCCGAGGCCCGCGCGAACTTCACCAAGGCCACCGCGCTCGGCAGCACCAACGCCGAGTACTTCGCGTACCTCGGTCAGGCGTTCGAGCGCAGCGCCGGCGGCCTCCCCGCCGACCGCCTCAAAGCCCGCGACGCCTACACCCGCGCGCTGCAGCTGCAGCCCGGCTACAAACTCGCGCAGGACGGCCTGAACCGCACCAAGTAA
- a CDS encoding phospholipase A2, with amino-acid sequence MRGIPVLGLLTVSLLAACGQPMTSAPAAAQPPTAATLGERAQWLADRPELQDADSQAIIRAYGQDPAFVASVERAYTGAPGVNAAPSVARPDLLHPQDLASTRLAFIKSVAWGSVANYNREYANQASTNASIPGLDWSRDGCSAPDGLGLGYREDFRPACNVHDFGYRNLKVYERTDANRKATDEAFHTNMEGICAAKSWYARPACYSAAYAYYQAVRIGGSGSF; translated from the coding sequence ATGCGTGGAATCCCAGTGTTGGGTCTGCTCACCGTTTCGCTGCTGGCCGCCTGCGGCCAGCCCATGACCAGCGCGCCCGCTGCGGCGCAGCCGCCCACCGCGGCGACGCTGGGCGAGCGCGCGCAGTGGCTCGCTGACCGTCCCGAACTGCAGGACGCCGACTCGCAGGCGATCATCCGCGCGTACGGGCAGGACCCGGCGTTCGTGGCGTCCGTGGAGCGGGCGTACACCGGTGCGCCGGGAGTGAATGCCGCGCCGTCCGTGGCTCGCCCGGATCTGCTGCACCCGCAGGACCTCGCCAGCACGCGCCTCGCGTTCATCAAGAGCGTCGCGTGGGGCAGCGTCGCGAACTACAACCGCGAGTACGCGAACCAGGCATCGACGAACGCCTCCATTCCCGGCCTGGACTGGAGCCGCGACGGGTGCAGCGCGCCGGACGGCCTGGGCCTCGGGTACCGCGAGGACTTCCGCCCGGCGTGCAACGTGCACGATTTCGGGTACCGGAACCTCAAGGTGTACGAGCGGACCGACGCCAACCGCAAGGCGACCGACGAGGCGTTCCACACGAACATGGAGGGCATCTGCGCCGCGAAGTCCTGGTACGCGCGCCCAGCGTGCTACAGCGCGGCGTACGCGTACTACCAGGCGGTGCGGATCGGCGGGAGCGGCAGCTTCTGA
- the rpsB gene encoding 30S ribosomal protein S2, protein MYIGMKQLLEAGVHFGHETKRWNPKFKRFIFAERNGIFIIDLQKTLKQIDRSFDYIKDLSERGGTILFVGTKKQAQEIVELEARRSGMPYVTSRWLGGMLTNFRTMRTRIDRLNELDDMFESGRINDRPKAERIQLGNERERLLRYVGGIRKMTRMPDAIFVVDPTKEVIAVQEANKLGIPVIALADTDSDPDVIDYIVPGNDDAIRSIQLITHRIGDLIVEARGGAEDVSSELSTEETADADGSTEADAAETAQA, encoded by the coding sequence ATGTACATCGGCATGAAACAACTGCTCGAAGCGGGCGTGCACTTCGGCCACGAAACCAAGCGCTGGAACCCCAAATTCAAGCGCTTCATCTTCGCGGAACGCAACGGCATCTTCATCATCGACCTGCAGAAGACCCTGAAGCAGATCGACCGCAGCTTCGACTACATCAAGGACCTCAGCGAGCGCGGCGGCACCATCCTGTTCGTCGGCACCAAGAAGCAGGCCCAGGAAATCGTCGAACTCGAAGCGCGCCGCAGCGGCATGCCCTACGTCACGAGCCGCTGGCTCGGCGGGATGCTCACCAACTTCCGCACCATGCGCACCCGCATCGACCGCCTCAACGAACTCGACGACATGTTCGAGAGCGGCCGCATCAACGACCGCCCCAAAGCCGAACGCATCCAGCTCGGCAACGAGCGCGAGCGCCTGCTCCGCTATGTCGGTGGCATCCGCAAGATGACCCGCATGCCCGACGCGATCTTCGTCGTCGACCCCACCAAGGAAGTCATCGCGGTGCAGGAAGCCAACAAGCTCGGCATTCCCGTCATCGCGCTCGCCGACACCGACAGTGACCCGGACGTCATCGACTACATCGTCCCCGGCAACGACGACGCGATCCGCAGCATCCAGCTGATCACGCACCGCATCGGCGACCTGATCGTCGAAGCGCGCGGCGGCGCCGAAGACGTCAGCAGCGAACTCAGCACCGAAGAAACCGCTGACGCGGACGGCAGCACCGAAGCTGACGCCGCCGAAACCGCCCAGGCCTAA
- the frr gene encoding ribosome recycling factor yields MKEIFADTRARMTKAIEALENSMSVLRTGRANPGILKKIQVEYYGSTMPIDQVASITAPDARTLVIQPWDRGAINPIEKAIRDSDLGLNPNNKGDSIFISIPALTEERRKDLIKNAKGYAEEGRVAIRNVRKSALDEIKKVEGVGDDEIKRGEAEIQKITDEYIKKVDDVLDRKEQDILG; encoded by the coding sequence ATGAAAGAAATCTTCGCTGACACGCGCGCGCGCATGACCAAAGCCATCGAAGCGCTGGAAAACAGCATGAGCGTCCTGCGCACCGGCCGCGCCAACCCCGGGATCCTCAAGAAAATCCAGGTGGAGTACTACGGCAGCACCATGCCCATCGACCAGGTCGCCAGCATCACCGCGCCCGACGCGCGCACCCTCGTGATTCAGCCCTGGGACCGCGGCGCCATCAACCCCATCGAGAAGGCCATCCGCGACAGCGACCTCGGCCTGAACCCCAACAACAAGGGGGACAGCATCTTCATCAGCATTCCCGCGCTCACCGAGGAGCGCCGCAAGGACCTGATCAAGAACGCCAAAGGCTACGCCGAGGAAGGCCGCGTCGCGATCCGCAACGTCCGCAAGAGCGCCCTCGACGAAATCAAGAAGGTCGAAGGCGTCGGCGACGACGAAATCAAACGCGGCGAAGCGGAAATCCAGAAGATCACCGACGAATACATCAAGAAGGTCGATGACGTGCTGGACCGCAAGGAGCAGGACATCCTCGGGTGA
- the tsf gene encoding translation elongation factor Ts, with protein sequence MMESIKKLRELTGAGMMDVKKALADAGNDEDKAVALLRERGIVKAAKKADREAKEGVVKFVVDGNKAAIVEVNSETDFVARNSDFQALVEKLAQAALQAGTDDLEAFKNVQLDSGSTVAEEVAAAAGRIGENLVLNRVAFIEGSNVAGYVHSNGKIGVLVSLEGGTEAQAKDVALHVAAERPQYLTREEVNAEDIEKEREILTNKAINEGKNADLAAKIVNGQIGKFYEEKVLPEQKFVKDNSVTVGKMLGDASVKRYVRFEIGA encoded by the coding sequence ATGATGGAGTCAATCAAGAAGCTGCGCGAACTCACCGGCGCCGGCATGATGGACGTCAAGAAAGCCCTCGCGGACGCCGGCAACGACGAAGACAAAGCCGTCGCGCTGCTCCGTGAACGCGGCATCGTGAAGGCCGCCAAAAAGGCCGACCGCGAAGCCAAGGAAGGCGTCGTGAAGTTCGTCGTGGACGGCAACAAAGCCGCCATCGTCGAAGTGAACAGCGAAACCGACTTCGTGGCCCGCAACAGCGACTTCCAGGCGCTCGTCGAGAAGCTCGCGCAGGCCGCCCTCCAGGCCGGCACCGACGACCTCGAAGCGTTCAAGAACGTGCAGCTTGACAGCGGCAGCACCGTCGCCGAGGAAGTCGCCGCCGCTGCCGGCCGCATCGGCGAGAACCTCGTCCTGAACCGCGTCGCCTTCATCGAAGGCAGCAACGTCGCCGGGTACGTCCACAGCAACGGCAAGATCGGCGTGCTCGTCAGCCTCGAAGGCGGCACCGAAGCGCAGGCCAAGGACGTCGCCCTGCACGTCGCTGCCGAGCGCCCCCAGTACCTCACCCGCGAGGAAGTCAACGCCGAGGACATCGAGAAAGAGCGCGAAATCCTCACCAACAAGGCGATCAACGAAGGCAAGAACGCCGACCTCGCCGCGAAAATCGTGAACGGCCAGATCGGCAAGTTCTACGAAGAAAAGGTCCTGCCCGAGCAGAAGTTCGTGAAGGACAACAGCGTCACCGTGGGCAAGATGCTCGGCGACGCCAGCGTCAAACGCTACGTGCGCTTCGAGATCGGCGCCTGA
- a CDS encoding phosphatidate cytidylyltransferase, producing METLSTRVLTSLIGVSIVAAVVWIGWRAMLLALILLSLLGLREYIRMLDRNDLDVRRKSLYFFGVLMVLAAYPAAEIPAWLGHHSGTLREAVLAFGVGYFLVLEVIRPGERPLERIVYTLFGLLYIPFLLGYFLLLRYNDGDATLGLLYFALPLLATFATDIGAYFIGYFFGRRKLAPEVSPAKTVEGAIGGLIVSFVVVFTFTRLFEIRGMSMLPDALLYSLMVSSAAQLGDLSESLLKRALNAKDSGTSLPGHGGLLDRLDSLLFAVPITYLFLHYGPF from the coding sequence GTGGAAACCCTGAGCACCCGCGTCCTCACGTCCCTGATCGGCGTGAGCATCGTCGCGGCGGTCGTGTGGATCGGCTGGCGCGCCATGCTGCTCGCCCTGATCCTGCTGAGCCTGCTGGGCCTGCGCGAGTACATCCGCATGCTCGACCGCAACGACCTCGACGTGCGCCGCAAAAGCCTGTACTTCTTCGGCGTGCTGATGGTCCTCGCCGCGTACCCCGCCGCGGAAATCCCCGCGTGGCTCGGGCACCACAGCGGCACGCTGCGCGAGGCGGTCCTCGCGTTCGGCGTCGGGTACTTCCTGGTGCTGGAGGTCATCCGCCCGGGCGAGCGCCCGCTGGAGCGCATCGTGTACACGCTGTTCGGGCTGCTGTACATCCCGTTCCTGCTGGGGTACTTCCTGCTGCTGCGCTACAACGACGGCGACGCCACCCTCGGGCTCCTGTACTTCGCGCTGCCGCTGCTCGCCACGTTCGCCACGGACATCGGCGCGTACTTCATCGGGTACTTCTTCGGCCGGCGCAAGCTCGCGCCGGAAGTCAGCCCCGCCAAGACCGTCGAGGGCGCCATCGGCGGCCTGATCGTGAGCTTCGTGGTGGTGTTCACGTTCACGCGCCTGTTCGAGATTCGCGGCATGAGCATGCTCCCGGACGCGCTGCTGTACAGCCTCATGGTGTCCAGCGCCGCGCAGCTCGGCGACCTCAGCGAAAGCCTGCTGAAACGCGCCCTGAACGCCAAAGACAGCGGCACCAGCCTGCCCGGCCACGGCGGCCTGCTCGACCGCCTCGACAGCCTGCTGTTCGCCGTGCCCATCACGTACCTCTTCCTGCACTACGGCCCCTTCTGA